From the genome of Thiobacter sp. AK1:
GTCTCCGGTTGTAAAACACTTCAATGTAATGGAACAGGTCGGCCATCGCGGCCTCGCGCGTGGCGTAGCGTGTTGCGTGCACCCGCTCATTCTTCAGGCTGTTGAAAAAGCTCTCGGTTGGCGCGTTGTCCCAGCAATTGTCCTTCCGGCTCATCAAGCAAACCATGCCGTAATCGGCGAGCCTGGCCTGGAACGCATGACTCGCGTATTGGCTGCCTCGATCCGAGTGGTGGATCAAACCGGGCGCAGGCTTCCTGCGGAACCACGCCATGCTCAGCGCATCGACCACGATATCCGCCGTCATGCGCGGCTTGATCGACCAGCCGACGATCTCACGGTTGAACAGGTCCAGCACCACCGCCAGGTACAGCCAGCCTGCGTCCGTCCAGATGGAGGTCAGGTCCGCGCCCCACACCTGATTCGGCGCTGCCGGTGCAAAATTTCTTTCCAGCAGGTTCGGCGCCACCGGCAGGTCGTGTTTCGAGTCCGTGGTGGCCTTGTAGCGGCGCTTGTGCCGTGCCCGGATGCCGTTCTCCCGCATCAGTCGTTCCACCCGCTCCTTGCTTGCCTTGAAGCCGCGTGCGCGAATCTCGTCGACCATCCTCGGGCTGCCGTAGCCACCCTTGAATTGCCGGTGGATGGCGCGAATCAGCGCCCGCAACGGGTCATCGGTCAGCCGCTGACGATCGGGCCTGCCACCGCGCTTCCAGGCCCGGTAGCCGCTGATGCTGACGTCCAGGGTGTCGCACAGCGCGACCAGCGGGTATTGCTTCACGTGCCGATCGATCCAGGCGTACTTCACAGCACATCCTTGGCGAAGTACGCCGCCGCCTTTTTTAGAATCTCGTTCTCCATCTTGAGCCGGGCATTCTCGGCGCGCACGCGGGAGCGTTCCATCTGCTCCGGCGTCACGGCCTTGCCGCCGGGCGGGTTGAGCTTGCCGTTCTTGGCAGCCTTGACCCAGTTCCTGAGTGTCTGCTCGACCAGGCCCAACTCGCGCGCTACGCGGGACAGCGCTTCACCCGCTTTCACGCGCTTGACCGCCAGCTCCTTGAACTCGGCGGTGTACTCCTGCTTCGGTATCTTGAACATCTTCGTCCTCCGTTTCGTCTATCCTAACCCCCCACGCTTGGAAGACAAAATTTCGGGGGAAGGTCAGTTCCGTCAGCTTTGATGCGCGCACCGATATTTCAGAAACGCTTGCATGCCCAGGATGGCTTTCATTGGGTGAACGCCTCCAGCGGGATGTCGGCCGCCTTCCCCTTTGGGAGCTCGATGAGGCGCATCGACGGGAGCAGATAAGCTCGCGTCGGAATGATCTCCAGCCACTCGGTTTGCGTGACGAATCTGCAGGCGTCAGCCATCTTGGGGTCTTTGCAATCGACGTTAAAGCCCAACAATTTGGCATGCAGCCAGCGCTTGAAATAAGGAAGATAAGTTTCGAGGTCGCGCTTGTCGCGTACGTACAGGGTAATGC
Proteins encoded in this window:
- a CDS encoding IS3 family transposase (programmed frameshift), which codes for MFKIPKQEYTAEFKELAVKRVKAGEALSRVARELGLVEQTLRNWVKAAKNGKLNPPGGKAVTPEQMERSRVRAENARLKMENEIPKKGGGVLRQGCAVKYAWIDRHVKQYPLVALCDTLDVSISGYRAWKRGGRPDRQRLTDDPLRALIRAIHRQFKGGYGSPRMVDEIRARGFKASKERVERLMRENGIRARHKRRYKATTDSKHDLPVAPNLLERNFAPAAPNQVWGADLTSIWTDAGWLYLAVVLDLFNREIVGWSIKPRMTADIVVDALSMAWFRRKPAPGLIHHSDRGSQYASHAFQARLADYGMVCLMSRKDNCWDNAPTESFFNSLKNERVHATRYATREAAMADLFHYIEVFYNRRRRHSTLKGKSPIQFLQHWISTQHKQNLAA